A section of the Deinococcus taeanensis genome encodes:
- a CDS encoding thioredoxin: MTERRPFVLFTQDQCPQCEMLKRMLALPLRGAFDEQIEVLHRQADPQAFEALADAHALARTPALLHRPTGRLLLDTGSLGAVKAFLTHS, from the coding sequence ATGACTGAACGCCGCCCGTTCGTGCTGTTCACGCAGGACCAGTGCCCGCAGTGCGAGATGCTCAAGCGGATGCTGGCCCTCCCGCTGCGCGGTGCATTCGACGAGCAGATCGAAGTGCTGCACCGCCAGGCGGACCCTCAGGCGTTCGAGGCCCTGGCGGATGCACACGCCCTGGCGCGGACGCCTGCGCTCCTGCACCGGCCCACCGGCCGCCTGCTGCTGGACACAGGCAGCCTGGGGGCCGTCAAGGCCTTCCTGACCCACAGCTGA
- a CDS encoding ribonucleotide-diphosphate reductase subunit beta, whose product MTRPPFTATNWSEPEDSFSVTFYEKYTSQLWFPDEIPLTNDALHWKSLSDQERWTYMHASAGLNALDTLQGEVGMPALRGLVDGHIRKATLQFQGMMEDIHARSYSLMNKTFLTITEERAVFAWVETQPQLQFKIQFIEAVFRDPDVSDLGLWRKMVVSCMLETALFYSGFYYPLLLAGQGRMVSAGEIFNLIILDEAVHGVYVALLAQERFAALSGPEQTQALAWYDSTLDTLYRNELAYTQQLYASVNLVEDVERFIRFNFNVLADNLNLERPFPDEEVNPVVLNGIRSRGTTHDFFSAKGSSYAKLPVEPLTDNDFAELWPDHAVVAHD is encoded by the coding sequence ATGACCCGACCCCCCTTTACCGCCACGAACTGGAGCGAACCCGAGGACAGCTTCTCCGTCACCTTCTACGAGAAGTACACGTCGCAGCTGTGGTTCCCCGACGAGATTCCCCTCACCAACGACGCCCTGCACTGGAAGAGCCTGAGCGACCAGGAACGCTGGACGTACATGCACGCCTCGGCGGGCCTGAACGCTCTGGATACCCTGCAGGGTGAGGTGGGAATGCCCGCGCTGCGCGGCCTCGTGGACGGCCACATCCGCAAGGCCACGCTGCAGTTCCAGGGCATGATGGAAGACATTCACGCCCGCAGCTACAGCCTGATGAACAAGACGTTCCTGACCATCACCGAGGAACGCGCCGTGTTCGCCTGGGTCGAAACGCAGCCGCAGCTGCAGTTCAAGATCCAGTTCATCGAGGCCGTGTTCCGCGACCCGGACGTGAGCGACCTGGGCCTGTGGCGCAAGATGGTCGTCTCCTGCATGCTGGAAACGGCGCTGTTCTACAGCGGCTTCTACTACCCGCTGCTGCTGGCGGGTCAGGGCCGGATGGTGTCGGCCGGGGAGATCTTCAACCTGATCATCCTGGATGAAGCGGTGCACGGCGTGTACGTGGCGCTGCTTGCGCAGGAACGCTTCGCGGCCCTCAGTGGGCCCGAGCAGACGCAGGCGCTCGCCTGGTACGACTCCACCCTGGACACCCTGTACCGCAACGAGCTGGCGTACACGCAGCAGCTGTACGCCTCCGTGAACCTCGTGGAGGACGTCGAGCGGTTCATCCGGTTCAACTTCAACGTGCTGGCGGACAACCTGAACCTTGAGCGCCCCTTCCCCGACGAGGAGGTCAACCCGGTGGTCCTGAACGGCATCCGGTCGCGCGGCACCACGCACGACTTCTTCAGCGCCAAAGGGAGCAGTTACGCCAAACTGCCTGTGGAACCCCTCACGGACAACGACTTCGCGGAGCTGTGGCCGGACCACGCGGTGGTGGCCCATGACTGA